The genomic window GGTCAACGAAGAGATGGATCCCGACAGCGCACCACCCAAAACCCCGCTGCGCTCCGGTGGCCCGCAGTCGCTGGTGTCCTGGGAGTCACTGGGGCATCAGGGCCGCATCTTCGTCGAAAGCGGCCCCAGCGTCGCTCAACTCACCAAGTTCAACGGAAGCCCGGCCACCCAACCCATCCGCGCCTACGCCGGCCTGGACTCGGCGACCAGCATCACCGCCACCGCCGAACTGGCCGCGCGCGAACTTCAGCGCACCGGCGGGCTCAACCGTGCGGTCGTGGCGGTGGCGACGACCACCGGCACCGGCTGGATCAACGAGGCCGAAGCCTCGGCACTGGAGTACATGTACAACGGCGACACCGCGATCGTGAGCATGCAGTACTCGTTCCTGCCGAGCTGGTTGTCGTTTCTGGTGGACAAGGAGAACGCGCGGCACGCCGGTCAGGCCCTCTTCGAAGCGGTCGACGCGCTGATCCGCCAGATGCCGGAGTTCAAGCGGCCCAAGCTGGTGGTGTTCGGGGAAAGCTTGGGCTCCTTCGGCGGTGAGGCGCCGTTCATGAGCCTGAACAATGTCCTAGCCCGCACCGACGGCGCGTTGTTCAGCGGGCCGACGTTCAACAACACCATCTGGACCGACCTGACCTCCACCCGCGATGCCGGTTCACCGCAGTGGCTGCCGATCTATCAGGACGGCCGCAACGTCCGGTTCGCCGCGCGCCCTGAGGATTTGGACCGGGGCGGCCCAGCATGGAGCGCGCCGCGGGTGGTGTATCTGCAACACGCCTCGGACCCGATCGCCTGGTGGACCCCGGACCTGTTGTTCAGCGAACCGGATTGGCTGCGCGAGAAGCGGGGTTATGACGTTCTGCCGCAGACACATTGGATCCCGGTGGTGACGTTCCTACAGGTTTCGGCCGACATGGCCGTGGCCGTGGACGTGCCCGCCGGACACGGGCACCACTACGTCGCGGATGTGGCCGACGGCTGGGCCGCGGTGTTGTCCCCGCAGGGGTGGACACACGAAAAGACCGAGCGGTTGCGGCCGCTGCTGCATTCCGACGAGAAGCCGCTCGGCTCACCGGGTGACAGCGGCTGAGCTGAGGCTCAGTTCAGCCAGCACGCCGGTGGCGACCAGCGCGTGATAGCCGCCGATCACGTCGGTGGCGCGGTGTAGGCCCAGATCGAGCAACGCGGCCGCCGCGAGGCTGGAGGTGTAGCCCTCCGAACACAGGATCACCCACTCGACGTCGTCCCCGACGGCCTGTGGCAGGCGGGCGTCACTGGTCGGGTCGCAGCGCCACTCCAAGACGTTGCGTTCGATGACCAGGGCGCCGGGCACCTCTCCCTCGCGGGCGCGCTGGGCTTGCGGCCGGATGTCGACCAACAGCGCGCCGCGGCGCAGCGCTTCGGGCAGGTCTGCGGCGGGCAGGCGGCGATAGCGGCTGCGGGCGGCGTCGAGCACCCGGTCAATGCGGCTCATCACGGCCCTTCGGGTTGGTTGGTCAGTTCGGTGCGCTGTCGGCGCAACGTGGCGCGCGCGGTGACCTCGTAGTACGACATCGCGGTCAGCGGCGGGGAATAGGCGTGCACGCTCAGCGTCGGCTCCACCACCGGCGCGGCCGCCGTGGCCGGTTCCTCGATCGGCCGGGGGGCCCACACCACGTCGTGCACCCACCCGAGCGGGAACCCGGCCTGGTCGCCGGCGTCGAGCCTGCGGCGCCGCAACCGCCTACCGTCCCAACGGTATTCGTTGAGCGACCCGGACAACACGGTCAGCGCGCCGATCGAGCCGCCATGGTCGTGCAACTCGGTGGAGTGGCCCGGCACCCAGCTGATCAGCCAGATGTCCAGCTCGTCGTCACCGTGGATGCGGGTGAACCAGCGCTGCGTCTCGGGGACACCGCCCGGGGGCAACAGGTGGTCGCACCGCCCGCTGAGCACGTCGTCGGCGGCCTGGTCGGTGGCGTGCAGCAGATCGGGCACGCGCAGGCGAGTGGGTCCGGAGGAGGGACTGCTCAGTGGGCTCAGTGGGCGCAGCGCGACCGATCGTGGCGCCACGGAGATGGGCATGGCCATGGAAGAACTCCAAGGTGTGGAAACGGATGGGGCAAGCGGCGGCGCGTCAGGGCCGACAACACTCGCAAAATCCGAAGCGCTCCATCACGCTCGCCAGTCTTGCATAGATTGGGAGGGGTGCGCCGGTGTCGTCGTCGCCCCGTGTGGTGGGGCTTGTTGTTGGTCGTTGCTTGTTTGTCCGCGTGCGGTCACGGCGGCGGAGGCGGCAAGCCGAACTCCTCGTCGGCGTCGCCGAGCCGATCGGCAGGAGCGGCGGGTTCGCTGCCGCCCGGTGCGATCGGCGTCTCCCCCACCGGTGTGACGACGAAAGTGGACGTTCCCGCCGACTCGACCGAAGAAGAGTATTTCCAGGCCTGCCATGCCGCCAAGGTGTGGATGGACGGCCAGCCGGGCTCCGGCCAAGGGGTGATCGAGCCCTACCTGGGGATGGTGCAGGCGTCCCCGTCCGGCGTTGCCGGCACCTGGAACGTCCGGTGGTCGGATTTGAGCCCGGCCCGGCAGTCCGCGGTCATTGTGGCGGCGTCGGCGGCGGCCAACGGCGAATGCGGGTAGGGCGCCAGCAATTGCGATCAGGGCTGCACAAAAGTGTCGACCAGTGCGGTGGGCGGTGCTGCGGGCAAGCACAATGAGGAGATGTCGGTAGCGGTACCCCTGCGCCCGCGAGGGGCGTCGGGGACTCGGGTGGCACTGGCGCTCGGCAGCGGCGGGGCCCGCGGGTACGCCCACATCGGCGTCATCCAAACGCTGCAGGAGCGCGGCTACGACATCGTCGGGATCGCCGGGTCGTCGATGGGAGCGCTGGTCGGCGGGGTGCAAGCCGCCGGTCGGCTCGTGGAGCTCGCCGAGTGGGCGACGTCGCTGACGCAGCGGACCATCTTGCGGCTGCTGGATCCCTCGTTGACGGCGGCGGGAGTGTTGCGGGCCGAGAAGATTCTGGACGCCGTGCGCGACATTCTGGGGCCGGTCACCATCGAGGAATTGCCGATCCCATACACGGCAGTGGCCACCGACCTGCTGGCCGGTAAATCGGTGTGGTTTCAGCGCGGTCCCCTCGACGTGGCGATCCGCGCGTCCATCGCCATACCCGGCGTCATCGCGCCCACCGAGGTGGACGGACGGCTGCTGGCCGACGGCGGCATTCTGGATCCGCTACCGATGGCACCGATCGCGGCGGCCAACGCCGACCTGACCATCGCGGTGAGCCTGAACGGCAGCGAAGCCGGGGCCACCCGCGACGCGGAAGCCGGTGTGACCGCCGAGTGGCTCAGCCGCATGATGCGCAGCACCACAGCGTTGTTCGACACCAACGCCGCCAAGGCACTGCTGGACCGGCCGACGGCACGGGCGTTGCTGAGCCGGTTCGGCGCGACCGTGCCGGAGGACGAGTCAGAGGACGATTCGGCAGACATCGAGGACTCCCAGGACGCGGTCGTCTCCGAGGAGGAGGCTCCCGAACTGCCCAAGCTGGGCAGCTTCGACGTCATGAATCGCACGATCGACATCGCCCAGTCGGCGCTGGCGCGCCACACGCTGGCGACCTATCCGCCCGACCTGCTGATCGAGGTGCCGCGCACCACTTGCCGCAGCCTGGAATTCCACCGGGCCGTGGAGGTCATCGAAGCAGGCCGTGAACTGGCCGCCCGGGCGTTGGACGCGTTCGAGAGCGGCGCGCCCGACGAGCCCGGCCAGACGGCGATCGAAGGCGCCTGACTCAGACGCCCAAAAACGTTGCCAGGGCGGCTGCTTCGCGCCGGCCTTGCGCGCGGCCCGCCGTTGCCGAACCGATGCGGCAGCGGGGGTCCAGGGGGTTGGAGCCGAATGCGGCCAACGAGTCCTCGTCGGCGAAGACGGCGAAGGTGGCGCCGCCGAACGCGGCGATCTCGCCTGCGGGCCCGGGGCCGAACGGCGATGGCGCATCGGCTGCGCCGGGCACCAGCAGCACCGCCTGGTCGCAGTCGTCGGCAACACCGAGGTTGACCGAGCTGTTGACACCGCCGTCCATGTAGCGGCGGTGGGCGATGGTCACCGGCGGCCAGGCCCCGGGGACCGCGCAGCTGGCCGCGACCGCATCGACCAGAGGAACACCCGAATCCCGGTCGAACACAACGAATTCCCCGGTGGCGGTGTCGATCGCGGTGATGCGCAGGACCCGCTGCGGCCAGTCGTGCGACGGCAGGCGCTGGGCGATCACGTCGCGGCGCAGGGCCTCGGAAACTGTCTCGGTCGCCAGTGCCACCGCCCCGATGCGTTGCAGTTGCGTGGCCTTGTCCCGCGTCTCACCCGGCGCGGTGTGCAACGCCGTCAGGAACAGGTCGGTGATGGCGTCTATGTCGACCCCGGGGTCGATTTCGGCCGACGTCTCGGCCAGTTGCCGGTCGAAAAGCTCGCCGAGCGAACAGCCGCTGCTGATCTGCGCCGCCACCGCCGAACCGGCCGACGTTCCCACCAGCACCTCGGATTCCAGCAGCAACCTCGCCGCCGCTGGTGATTCGTCGGCGATGCCGCGCAGAACCCCTGTCTCCCAGGCTATTCCGGCGATTCCGCCGCCGGCCAGCACAAGCGCACGTCTGGTTGCCACGGTCTCT from Mycobacterium kubicae includes these protein-coding regions:
- a CDS encoding alpha/beta hydrolase, whose protein sequence is MSDSASATALQTDRGSAAAAPEGTAGLSIEQRRARSPWWVRHYTFFGTATALVFVWLSLTPSLLPRGPLYQGLVSGCSGAIGYGLGVFSVWLVRYMRSQNCSPPPPRWVWVPLIVVGVIGQVLMAIWFHLWQDQVRDLMGVEHLHWYDYPLAAIVSFLILFTLVEIGQAIRWLFGFLVRQVDRVAPFRVSAAIVFILLVTLTITLLNGVVLKFAMHSMNSTFASVNEEMDPDSAPPKTPLRSGGPQSLVSWESLGHQGRIFVESGPSVAQLTKFNGSPATQPIRAYAGLDSATSITATAELAARELQRTGGLNRAVVAVATTTGTGWINEAEASALEYMYNGDTAIVSMQYSFLPSWLSFLVDKENARHAGQALFEAVDALIRQMPEFKRPKLVVFGESLGSFGGEAPFMSLNNVLARTDGALFSGPTFNNTIWTDLTSTRDAGSPQWLPIYQDGRNVRFAARPEDLDRGGPAWSAPRVVYLQHASDPIAWWTPDLLFSEPDWLREKRGYDVLPQTHWIPVVTFLQVSADMAVAVDVPAGHGHHYVADVADGWAAVLSPQGWTHEKTERLRPLLHSDEKPLGSPGDSG
- a CDS encoding rhodanese-like domain-containing protein — protein: MSRIDRVLDAARSRYRRLPAADLPEALRRGALLVDIRPQAQRAREGEVPGALVIERNVLEWRCDPTSDARLPQAVGDDVEWVILCSEGYTSSLAAAALLDLGLHRATDVIGGYHALVATGVLAELSLSSAAVTR
- a CDS encoding cysteine dioxygenase, translating into MPISVAPRSVALRPLSPLSSPSSGPTRLRVPDLLHATDQAADDVLSGRCDHLLPPGGVPETQRWFTRIHGDDELDIWLISWVPGHSTELHDHGGSIGALTVLSGSLNEYRWDGRRLRRRRLDAGDQAGFPLGWVHDVVWAPRPIEEPATAAAPVVEPTLSVHAYSPPLTAMSYYEVTARATLRRQRTELTNQPEGP
- a CDS encoding lipoprotein LpqV, which gives rise to MRRCRRRPVWWGLLLVVACLSACGHGGGGGKPNSSSASPSRSAGAAGSLPPGAIGVSPTGVTTKVDVPADSTEEEYFQACHAAKVWMDGQPGSGQGVIEPYLGMVQASPSGVAGTWNVRWSDLSPARQSAVIVAASAAANGECG
- a CDS encoding patatin-like phospholipase family protein, with the protein product MSVAVPLRPRGASGTRVALALGSGGARGYAHIGVIQTLQERGYDIVGIAGSSMGALVGGVQAAGRLVELAEWATSLTQRTILRLLDPSLTAAGVLRAEKILDAVRDILGPVTIEELPIPYTAVATDLLAGKSVWFQRGPLDVAIRASIAIPGVIAPTEVDGRLLADGGILDPLPMAPIAAANADLTIAVSLNGSEAGATRDAEAGVTAEWLSRMMRSTTALFDTNAAKALLDRPTARALLSRFGATVPEDESEDDSADIEDSQDAVVSEEEAPELPKLGSFDVMNRTIDIAQSALARHTLATYPPDLLIEVPRTTCRSLEFHRAVEVIEAGRELAARALDAFESGAPDEPGQTAIEGA
- a CDS encoding patatin-like phospholipase family protein, with amino-acid sequence MATRRALVLAGGGIAGIAWETGVLRGIADESPAAARLLLESEVLVGTSAGSAVAAQISSGCSLGELFDRQLAETSAEIDPGVDIDAITDLFLTALHTAPGETRDKATQLQRIGAVALATETVSEALRRDVIAQRLPSHDWPQRVLRITAIDTATGEFVVFDRDSGVPLVDAVAASCAVPGAWPPVTIAHRRYMDGGVNSSVNLGVADDCDQAVLLVPGAADAPSPFGPGPAGEIAAFGGATFAVFADEDSLAAFGSNPLDPRCRIGSATAGRAQGRREAAALATFLGV